From a single Aquincola tertiaricarbonis genomic region:
- a CDS encoding glycosyltransferase, which produces MKTIDLVYFDAGGGHRAAAQALQEAAALQQRPWRVRLVNLTRVLDAQSSFRRLTGFEPEDYYNLRLRRGWTLGLAQELKLLQMLIRLGHRPMVRLLRRHWQAAPPDLVVSLVPNFNRALFQGLRAAAPRVPYMTVLTDLADHPPHFWIEPQQAQTFVCGTARAVQQALAAGVPAQRVQATSGMVLRPAFHAPALPAAERARQRQALGLPVESPLGLVMFGGHGSVQMLSIARRLDEVPLLFACGHNVALRQELQALQRSAPHVAVGFTQDIPPLMDLADFFIGKPGPGSLSEAVQRGLPVIALAPTGVMPQERYNVQWIAEHGLGTTVRSVRALGHATQRLLADLPAYQARVAAMGNRAVWEVLELMAQQLQAAGAAAASESLPL; this is translated from the coding sequence ACGCGGGCGGCGGCCACCGCGCCGCGGCCCAGGCGCTGCAGGAAGCGGCGGCGCTGCAGCAGCGGCCCTGGCGGGTGCGGCTCGTCAACCTCACGCGGGTGCTGGACGCCCAGTCCAGCTTCCGGCGCCTGACGGGCTTCGAGCCCGAGGACTACTACAACCTGCGTCTGCGCCGCGGCTGGACGCTGGGCCTGGCGCAGGAGCTCAAGCTGCTGCAGATGCTGATCCGCCTGGGCCACCGGCCGATGGTGCGGCTGCTGCGCCGGCACTGGCAGGCTGCGCCGCCCGACCTGGTGGTGAGCCTGGTGCCCAACTTCAACCGGGCCTTGTTCCAGGGCCTGCGCGCGGCGGCGCCACGCGTGCCGTACATGACGGTGCTCACCGACCTGGCCGACCACCCGCCGCACTTCTGGATCGAGCCGCAGCAGGCGCAGACCTTCGTCTGCGGCACGGCGCGCGCGGTGCAGCAGGCGCTGGCGGCCGGTGTGCCCGCCCAGCGGGTGCAGGCCACATCGGGCATGGTGCTGCGCCCCGCCTTCCATGCGCCGGCCCTGCCGGCGGCCGAGCGCGCCCGTCAACGACAGGCCCTGGGCCTGCCGGTGGAAAGCCCGCTGGGGCTGGTGATGTTCGGCGGCCATGGCTCGGTGCAGATGCTGTCCATCGCCCGCCGGCTGGACGAGGTGCCGCTGCTGTTCGCCTGCGGCCACAACGTGGCGCTGCGGCAGGAACTGCAGGCCCTGCAGCGCAGCGCGCCGCATGTGGCGGTGGGCTTCACGCAGGACATTCCGCCGCTGATGGACCTGGCGGACTTCTTCATCGGCAAGCCCGGCCCCGGCAGCCTGAGCGAAGCGGTGCAGCGCGGCCTGCCGGTGATCGCGCTGGCGCCCACCGGCGTGATGCCGCAGGAGCGCTACAACGTGCAGTGGATCGCCGAGCACGGCCTGGGCACGACGGTGCGTTCGGTGCGCGCGCTGGGCCACGCCACGCAGCGGCTGCTGGCCGATCTGCCGGCCTACCAGGCACGGGTGGCGGCGATGGGCAATCGGGCGGTGTGGGAGGTGCTGGAGCTGATGGCGCAGCAACTGCAGGCCGCCGGAGCCGCCGCGGCTTCGGAGAGCCTGCCCCTGTGA
- a CDS encoding UDP-2,3-diacylglucosamine diphosphatase — protein sequence MRPDPDGFADRPAPVLQMRTVWISDLHLGTPGCQALALLDFLREVECETLYLVGDIIDGWQLRRSWYWPQSHNDVVQKILRKARKGTRVVFVPGNHDEFARRYLGVNFGGVEVVEECMHITADGRRLWVTHGDLYDGVVQCARWLALVGDVAYEFTLKVNRWFNSARARLGLPYWSLSRYLKLKVKRAVSYVGDFESALAREAQRRGADGVVCGHIHHAEMRSIDGVLYCNDGDWVESLTALVEHADGRLEILDRSRTARTPQTVVKRGLRKGRKAAAGQRADETAALLDQVL from the coding sequence ACGGCTTCGCCGACCGACCGGCGCCGGTGCTGCAGATGCGCACCGTCTGGATCTCCGACCTGCACCTGGGCACGCCGGGCTGCCAGGCGCTGGCGCTGCTGGACTTTCTGCGCGAGGTGGAGTGCGAGACGCTGTACCTGGTGGGCGACATCATCGATGGCTGGCAGCTGCGCCGCAGCTGGTACTGGCCGCAGTCGCACAACGACGTGGTGCAGAAGATCCTGCGCAAGGCCCGCAAGGGCACGCGCGTGGTCTTCGTGCCCGGCAACCACGACGAGTTCGCGCGCCGCTACCTGGGCGTGAACTTCGGCGGCGTGGAGGTGGTGGAAGAGTGCATGCACATCACCGCCGACGGCCGCCGCCTGTGGGTGACCCACGGCGACCTGTACGACGGCGTGGTGCAGTGCGCCCGCTGGCTGGCGCTGGTGGGCGACGTGGCCTACGAGTTCACCCTCAAGGTGAACCGCTGGTTCAACAGCGCACGGGCCCGGCTGGGGCTGCCCTACTGGAGCCTGTCGCGCTACCTCAAGCTCAAGGTCAAGCGGGCAGTCAGCTACGTGGGCGACTTCGAATCCGCCCTGGCCCGCGAAGCCCAGCGCCGCGGCGCCGACGGTGTCGTGTGCGGCCACATCCACCATGCCGAGATGCGCAGCATCGACGGCGTGCTGTATTGCAACGACGGCGACTGGGTGGAAAGCCTGACCGCGCTGGTCGAACACGCCGACGGCCGACTGGAAATCCTGGACCGCAGCCGCACGGCGCGCACGCCGCAGACGGTGGTCAAGCGCGGGCTGCGCAAGGGCCGCAAGGCGGCGGCCGGCCAGCGCGCCGACGAGACCGCGGCCTTGCTCGATCAGGTGCTGTAG